A window of Campylobacter pinnipediorum subsp. pinnipediorum contains these coding sequences:
- the ccoG gene encoding cytochrome c oxidase accessory protein CcoG has protein sequence MYAKKRYLSFFIITCIAMFLPFLKVNDNHLFLLNFDKKELNLFFIKFDMQELYLMPFIFIILFLFIFFMTTLGGRVWCGWSCPQTIFRTFYRDLLQTKLLKIRKNVKNKQQNTQNGIKSIVAIVIWTCVSFIIACNFMLYFIPSDYFLDYLSNPSEHKVLIGILAIITSWLVFDIAFLAEKFCIYICPYARIQSVMFDNDTMQVIYNEKRGGKIFDGAVKLWKKPPNELDECTGCESCVKICPTHIDIRRGMQLDCINCLECVDACSLVMQKLGKTSLITWTSQNATQNNTKVKFARFRTIAYCVVLTIACVVLFLMSGKKENMLLNINRTSELYKIVDNNIVENYYIFLFQNTDKKDHSYFFDTNNTNIKILSPKKPFDIKAGYKKKIIVTLASENLNQNSTKDIPTKIKIKAFANDSKELISVERDTIFVYPKKIR, from the coding sequence ATGTATGCAAAAAAAAGGTATTTGAGTTTTTTTATCATTACCTGTATAGCCATGTTTTTACCATTTTTAAAGGTAAACGACAACCACTTATTTTTATTAAATTTTGATAAAAAAGAGCTTAATCTATTTTTTATCAAGTTTGATATGCAAGAACTATATTTAATGCCTTTTATTTTTATAATACTATTTTTATTTATATTTTTTATGACAACACTTGGTGGTAGAGTATGGTGTGGTTGGAGTTGCCCACAAACAATTTTTAGAACATTTTATAGAGATTTATTACAGACCAAACTTCTAAAAATCAGAAAAAATGTAAAAAACAAGCAACAGAATACGCAAAACGGAATCAAGAGCATTGTAGCTATTGTTATTTGGACTTGTGTTTCATTTATCATAGCCTGTAATTTTATGTTGTATTTTATACCTAGTGACTATTTTCTTGATTACTTATCAAATCCATCTGAACATAAAGTTTTAATTGGAATTTTAGCAATCATAACATCATGGCTTGTATTTGACATCGCTTTCTTGGCTGAAAAATTTTGTATTTACATATGTCCTTATGCAAGGATACAATCTGTCATGTTTGACAACGATACAATGCAAGTTATATATAATGAAAAACGTGGCGGAAAGATATTTGACGGAGCAGTAAAACTATGGAAAAAACCTCCGAACGAGCTTGATGAATGCACTGGTTGTGAATCTTGCGTAAAGATATGTCCTACACACATAGACATAAGAAGAGGTATGCAACTTGATTGTATAAACTGTTTAGAATGTGTAGATGCCTGTTCTTTGGTTATGCAAAAACTAGGAAAAACATCTTTAATAACATGGACAAGTCAAAATGCGACTCAAAATAATACAAAAGTAAAATTTGCTCGCTTTAGAACCATCGCTTACTGCGTTGTTTTAACAATAGCTTGTGTTGTTTTATTTTTAATGAGCGGAAAAAAAGAAAACATGCTTTTAAATATAAACAGGACAAGCGAACTTTATAAAATTGTAGACAATAATATCGTAGAAAATTACTATATATTTTTATTTCAAAATACAGACAAAAAAGATCATTCATATTTTTTTGACACAAACAACACAAATATCAAAATTCTATCTCCAAAAAAACCATTTGACATAAAGGCTGGTTACAAGAAAAAGATTATTGTTACGTTAGCGTCAGAGAATTTAAATCAAAATTCAACAAAAGACATTCCTACAAAGATAAAAATAAAGGCATTTGCAAATGATAGCAAAGAATTAATAAGTGTAGAGAGAGATACAATATTTGTTTATCCTAAAAAAATACGGTAA
- a CDS encoding TetR/AcrR family transcriptional regulator gives MGISNKGQKRYDNFIQVGLELFLQNGYERTSLNDLVRKSGGSLASIYKFFTNKEGLFEAILEKKFSDFQENLEKSVKLKDTNNLDEYLYTFAISYIEIFYRLEVIELSRIVISETYKNPGLGRILYESIVSKSVNLLIQYFEREEIKSQLKDLELPVSEEKEPYTESETLAYKFCALIRDPFYTHTLWLGNKEIKSPTKKRKEMMAKNIVEIFLYGAYKK, from the coding sequence ATGGGCATTTCAAACAAGGGTCAGAAGAGGTATGATAATTTCATACAAGTAGGGCTTGAACTATTTTTACAAAACGGATATGAAAGAACTAGTTTAAACGACTTGGTTCGTAAAAGTGGTGGTTCACTTGCTAGTATATATAAATTTTTTACAAACAAAGAAGGTCTTTTTGAGGCTATACTGGAAAAAAAATTTAGTGACTTCCAAGAAAATCTTGAAAAAAGTGTAAAACTGAAAGACACTAATAATTTAGATGAATATTTATATACATTCGCTATTAGTTACATAGAAATTTTCTATAGACTAGAAGTTATAGAACTTTCTAGAATTGTCATTAGCGAAACATATAAAAATCCTGGACTTGGGAGAATTTTATATGAAAGTATTGTATCAAAGAGTGTAAATCTTTTAATTCAATACTTTGAAAGAGAAGAGATAAAATCACAATTAAAAGACCTAGAGCTTCCGGTATCAGAAGAAAAAGAACCTTATACAGAGAGCGAAACACTTGCTTATAAGTTTTGTGCATTAATAAGAGATCCTTTTTACACACACACACTTTGGCTTGGAAACAAAGAGATAAAAAGCCCTACAAAAAAAAGAAAAGAGATGATGGCTAAAAACATAGTTGAAATTTTTTTATATGGAGCATATAAAAAATAA
- a CDS encoding YajQ family cyclic di-GMP-binding protein: MASEHSFDVSAEVNLMEVKNAIEIAKKELASRYDFKGITAEIDLNEKDKIITLTSTSDNKLDALKDIVVSKLIKRNIPPVALSEQKREPASGANMRALLKLNDTLDGDNAKKITKAIKELKLKVNATIRGEEVRIVGKSIDDLQECIKAIKALNLELPISFKNLK, from the coding sequence ATGGCAAGTGAACATAGTTTTGATGTGAGTGCAGAAGTAAATTTAATGGAAGTAAAAAATGCTATTGAGATAGCTAAAAAAGAGCTTGCAAGCAGATATGATTTTAAAGGTATTACAGCAGAAATAGATCTAAATGAAAAAGATAAAATCATAACATTAACTTCTACAAGCGATAACAAGCTAGATGCTTTAAAAGATATAGTTGTTTCAAAACTTATAAAGCGAAACATACCACCGGTAGCTCTTAGTGAACAAAAAAGAGAGCCGGCAAGTGGTGCAAATATGAGAGCTTTGCTTAAATTAAACGATACCTTAGATGGTGATAATGCAAAAAAAATCACAAAAGCTATCAAGGAATTAAAGCTTAAAGTTAATGCAACAATTAGAGGAGAAGAGGTAAGGATAGTCGGAAAAAGTATAGATGATTTACAAGAGTGTATAAAGGCTATAAAGGCATTAAATTTAGAATTACCTATTAGCTTTAAAAATTTAAAATAA
- a CDS encoding D-2-hydroxyacid dehydrogenase, with translation MKIVCLDTLTLGDVDLSVFNRFGEFVTYEKTDASETIQRLQGADVVITNKVLITKEVIDACDLKLICVSATGTNNVDMEYAKQKQIPVKNVAGYSTNSVVQQTFASILYVLNEVRYYDDYVKDGKWVKSDIFTHLDKSIFELAGKNFGIIGLGEIGRNVAKVASAFCANVSYYSTSGKNSNQEYTKLSLEELLKTCDIVSIHAPLNEKTKGLIGEKELELMKDGAIIANFGRGGIVDESALAKVIDSKNIKACIDVLVNEPMESGNKLLEVKNKSNLIITPHVAWASFEARKKLISLMVKNIEDFLDGK, from the coding sequence ATGAAAATAGTTTGTCTTGATACACTTACTTTGGGTGATGTTGATTTAAGTGTATTTAATCGTTTTGGTGAGTTTGTAACTTATGAAAAAACCGATGCTTCTGAAACAATACAGAGATTGCAAGGAGCAGATGTTGTTATAACTAATAAGGTTTTAATAACAAAAGAGGTTATTGATGCTTGCGATTTAAAACTTATTTGTGTTAGTGCTACAGGCACAAATAACGTAGATATGGAGTATGCAAAGCAAAAGCAAATTCCTGTTAAAAATGTTGCTGGATATTCTACAAATAGCGTTGTTCAACAAACATTTGCTTCAATTTTATACGTATTAAACGAAGTAAGATATTATGATGATTATGTTAAAGATGGCAAGTGGGTAAAAAGTGATATTTTTACACATTTAGACAAAAGCATATTTGAATTAGCCGGTAAAAATTTTGGAATTATAGGTCTTGGAGAAATCGGTAGAAATGTTGCAAAGGTTGCTTCGGCTTTTTGTGCCAATGTGAGTTATTATTCAACAAGTGGTAAAAACTCAAATCAAGAATATACCAAGCTTAGCCTAGAAGAGCTTCTAAAAACTTGCGATATTGTAAGTATTCATGCTCCTTTGAATGAAAAAACAAAGGGTTTGATAGGTGAAAAAGAGCTTGAACTTATGAAAGATGGTGCTATCATAGCAAATTTTGGTAGAGGTGGTATCGTTGATGAGAGTGCTTTGGCAAAAGTTATAGATAGTAAAAACATAAAAGCTTGCATTGATGTTTTAGTAAATGAACCTATGGAATCAGGAAATAAGCTTTTAGAAGTAAAAAATAAATCAAATTTAATAATAACACCTCATGTGGCTTGGGCTAGTTTTGAAGCTAGAAAAAAACTAATAAGCTTGATGGTTAAAAATATAGAGGATTTTTTAGATGGCAAGTGA
- a CDS encoding coproporphyrinogen III oxidase family protein: MGLKKVVESLAVRYAHNSIQKSLYSEFNIKILNQDNQYSKKPQEGKSYMLYAHVPFCHTFCPYCSFHKYQYEKDLAKIYFENLRLEMRQMKDVGFNFNSLYVGGGTTLINEEELEKTLILAKDLFDIEDISAESDPNHISPESLTRFKGLIDRLSVGVQSFDDDILKKVGRYEKFGSSKDVQEKLKKALGIFPALSLDLIFNLPNQTTEQLLNDINIAKQIAPEQITLYPLMKSNLTRDAIAKSLGVSDIDNEREFYDIICENFKDYHQSNAWAFSKEKMNLRDEYVGSNDEYVGIGSGAFSFLNGELVINAFNLLDYGRKVKNGDSAVIAKCGFDKKETLKYRFLIKLFDGMLDIKSYNTQNNANLHKDLAFEVNMLKLIGAIREENGVIYPSDFGRYICLTLMRDFYAGMDRVRAIFKDDAKIKSSKMLRIMSKEHDVVNQDN, encoded by the coding sequence ATGGGTCTTAAAAAAGTAGTTGAAAGCTTGGCCGTTCGTTATGCTCATAATTCTATACAAAAGTCTCTTTATAGCGAATTTAATATAAAAATATTGAATCAGGATAACCAATACAGCAAAAAACCACAAGAAGGCAAGAGCTATATGCTATATGCTCATGTGCCATTTTGCCATACATTCTGTCCATACTGTTCTTTTCATAAGTATCAATATGAAAAAGACTTAGCAAAAATATATTTTGAAAATTTACGTCTTGAGATGAGACAAATGAAAGATGTTGGATTTAATTTTAACTCTTTGTATGTTGGTGGCGGAACTACTTTAATAAACGAAGAAGAGCTAGAAAAAACACTTATTTTAGCCAAAGACCTTTTTGATATAGAAGATATTTCAGCTGAAAGCGACCCAAATCACATATCTCCTGAAAGCTTGACAAGGTTTAAAGGATTGATTGATAGATTAAGTGTTGGTGTTCAAAGCTTTGATGATGATATTTTAAAAAAAGTTGGAAGATATGAAAAATTTGGAAGCTCAAAAGATGTTCAGGAAAAATTAAAAAAAGCTTTGGGAATTTTCCCAGCTTTAAGTCTGGATCTGATTTTTAATCTTCCAAATCAAACAACCGAGCAATTATTAAATGACATAAATATAGCAAAGCAGATAGCTCCAGAGCAGATCACTCTTTACCCTCTTATGAAGTCAAACTTAACAAGAGATGCTATAGCTAAATCTCTTGGTGTTTCAGATATTGATAATGAACGTGAGTTTTATGATATTATATGTGAAAATTTCAAAGACTATCACCAAAGTAATGCTTGGGCATTTTCTAAAGAAAAGATGAATTTAAGAGATGAATATGTTGGTTCAAACGATGAATATGTCGGCATAGGAAGTGGTGCTTTTAGCTTTTTAAATGGCGAGCTAGTGATTAATGCGTTTAATTTGCTTGATTATGGAAGAAAAGTTAAAAACGGGGATAGTGCTGTTATAGCAAAGTGCGGATTTGATAAAAAAGAGACATTAAAATATAGATTTTTGATAAAACTTTTTGATGGCATGCTGGATATAAAATCTTACAACACTCAAAATAATGCAAATTTACATAAAGATTTGGCATTTGAGGTTAATATGCTAAAGCTTATAGGTGCTATACGAGAAGAAAACGGAGTTATTTATCCTAGTGATTTTGGAAGATATATATGTCTTACTCTTATGCGTGATTTTTATGCTGGAATGGATAGAGTTCGTGCTATCTTTAAAGATGATGCAAAGATTAAAAGCTCAAAAATGCTTAGAATTATGAGTAAAGAGCATGATGTTGTAAATCAAGATAATTAA
- the rpsU gene encoding 30S ribosomal protein S21 produces the protein MPGIKVHPNESFDEAYRKFKKQVDRNLVVTEVRARRFFEPMTEIRKKQKIAARKKMLKRLYMLRRYESKL, from the coding sequence GTGCCAGGAATTAAGGTACATCCTAATGAGTCTTTTGACGAGGCTTACAGGAAATTTAAAAAACAAGTTGACCGTAACCTTGTAGTAACAGAAGTAAGAGCTAGACGTTTTTTTGAACCTATGACAGAAATTCGTAAAAAGCAAAAAATTGCTGCTCGCAAAAAGATGCTTAAGCGTCTTTATATGCTTAGACGTTACGAGTCAAAACTCTAA
- the rpsL gene encoding 30S ribosomal protein S12 — MPTINQLVRNERKKVTYKSKSPALKECPQRRGVCTRVYTTTPKKPNSALRKVAKVRLTSGFEVISYIGGEGHNLQEHSIVLVRGGRVKDLPGVKYHIVRGALDTAGVAKRTVSRSKYGAKRPKEAKK, encoded by the coding sequence GTGCCAACCATAAATCAATTGGTCAGAAATGAACGTAAGAAGGTGACTTACAAGTCAAAATCACCTGCACTTAAAGAGTGCCCTCAAAGAAGAGGAGTTTGCACGAGAGTTTATACAACTACTCCTAAAAAGCCAAACTCAGCTCTTAGAAAAGTTGCCAAAGTTAGATTAACTAGTGGCTTTGAAGTTATTAGCTATATAGGCGGAGAAGGCCACAACCTACAAGAACACTCAATAGTTCTAGTTCGTGGTGGTAGGGTTAAAGACTTACCGGGTGTTAAGTATCACATCGTTCGTGGTGCATTAGACACAGCTGGTGTAGCAAAAAGAACAGTTTCTCGCTCTAAATATGGTGCTAAACGCCCTAAAGAAGCTAAGAAGTAA
- a CDS encoding DUF411 domain-containing protein, producing the protein MKKIVLSSLFLVGLLQAQMIEIYKSPSCGCCGNWGKNMNQNGFETKDIKTDEMISIKSKYKVPLELSSCHTAIVDGYVVEGHVPADEIKSLLAKKPKDVIGISVPGMPLESPGMEQGSTPELYDVVAFKTDGSQEVIATYIGSKKIK; encoded by the coding sequence ATGAAAAAGATTGTTTTGTCTAGTTTATTTCTTGTTGGCTTATTGCAAGCTCAAATGATTGAAATTTATAAATCTCCTAGTTGTGGTTGCTGCGGTAATTGGGGAAAAAATATGAATCAAAATGGTTTTGAAACAAAAGATATAAAAACAGATGAAATGATATCTATAAAATCTAAATACAAAGTTCCATTAGAATTATCATCTTGCCATACTGCTATTGTTGATGGTTATGTTGTTGAAGGACATGTTCCTGCTGATGAGATAAAATCTCTTTTAGCGAAAAAACCAAAAGATGTTATAGGAATTAGTGTTCCTGGTATGCCTCTTGAAAGTCCTGGAATGGAGCAAGGAAGCACACCTGAGTTGTATGATGTTGTTGCTTTTAAAACAGATGGCTCACAAGAAGTCATAGCTACATATATAGGAAGTAAAAAAATCAAATAA
- a CDS encoding transcriptional regulator, whose amino-acid sequence MQKMLVSEAADFLNITKEAVYNRIRRGSLQSIEENGHKFVLFDIDNDLDLNKKEDKKTTKTTKNTKKQNAKDSNFVEFLLNELAELKEKNNLLQQDKEELFRQKEQMLIDGKKELISIYKDRDEKLMQFLNAMQKPLLEHKQTNDDISVDKETVIDAQVDEINDQKYISLDDYLDQLNLSSVKIKKIEKKIIKQINKSKFVKFKNGLVLVKKNKTIKQILGEI is encoded by the coding sequence ATGCAAAAAATGCTAGTAAGCGAGGCTGCAGATTTTTTAAACATCACAAAAGAAGCAGTTTATAATAGAATACGAAGAGGCTCTTTACAATCAATTGAGGAAAATGGGCATAAATTTGTTTTATTTGACATAGACAATGATTTGGATTTAAATAAAAAAGAAGATAAAAAGACTACCAAGACCACCAAAAATACAAAAAAACAAAATGCAAAAGATAGTAATTTCGTAGAGTTTTTATTAAATGAGCTGGCAGAATTAAAAGAGAAAAATAACTTATTACAACAAGATAAAGAAGAGCTATTTAGACAAAAAGAGCAAATGCTTATAGATGGTAAAAAAGAGCTTATCTCTATATATAAAGATAGAGATGAAAAACTTATGCAGTTTTTAAATGCTATGCAAAAACCACTTTTAGAGCATAAACAAACTAATGATGATATAAGTGTAGATAAAGAAACTGTAATAGATGCGCAAGTAGATGAGATAAATGATCAAAAATATATAAGCTTGGATGATTATTTAGATCAATTAAATTTAAGTTCCGTAAAAATTAAAAAAATAGAAAAAAAGATTATAAAACAAATAAATAAGAGTAAATTTGTAAAGTTTAAAAATGGACTTGTTCTTGTTAAAAAAAATAAAACAATCAAACAGATATTAGGAGAAATATGA
- a CDS encoding glutathionylspermidine synthase family protein — MIKLKKIQPLNNEFLEQIGFTWHTDEDNTSYVSDEIIQVEKYEAEAYYQASNELYDMFVSAAEYIIENNLFHEVGIPFNLVELVKQSWENDVHWHLYGRFDLAGGLDGKPIKLIEFNADTPTAVFETAIIQWAMLKFNKMDEDLQFNDLYAGLVENFKRLVTLSEDTSEFDKFYEGWKILFSSIAGSIEDENTTKLLKNAATEAGFQTEFAYVDEVEFSDEDGIFKDDESYEYWFKLIPWEDIAIQEGELALILKNILQNQKAIVLNPAYTLLFQSKGILKILWDLYPNHPLLLQTSDKPLEGKKCVKKPIFGREGANVSIIEANGEISSKNGGEYDESKAIYQEFYEFNKDEKGNNYQAGVFFAYEGCALGYRKGGDILNNTSKFVGHFIKD; from the coding sequence ATGATAAAATTAAAAAAAATACAACCGCTAAATAATGAATTTTTAGAACAGATAGGCTTCACGTGGCATACAGATGAGGATAATACATCTTATGTAAGTGATGAAATTATTCAGGTTGAAAAATATGAAGCAGAAGCTTATTATCAAGCATCTAATGAGCTTTATGATATGTTTGTGAGTGCGGCTGAGTATATAATTGAAAATAATTTATTTCATGAGGTTGGTATCCCGTTTAATCTTGTTGAGCTTGTAAAACAAAGTTGGGAAAATGATGTTCATTGGCATTTATACGGTAGATTTGATTTAGCTGGTGGGCTTGATGGTAAGCCGATTAAGCTTATTGAGTTTAATGCAGATACTCCAACTGCTGTTTTTGAGACAGCCATTATCCAATGGGCTATGCTTAAGTTTAATAAAATGGATGAGGATTTACAATTTAATGATTTGTATGCCGGGTTGGTTGAAAACTTCAAAAGATTGGTTACTTTGAGCGAAGATACGAGCGAGTTTGATAAATTTTATGAGGGCTGGAAGATACTTTTTAGTAGTATAGCTGGAAGTATTGAAGATGAAAATACGACTAAGCTTCTTAAAAATGCAGCAACAGAGGCTGGCTTTCAGACAGAATTTGCCTATGTAGATGAGGTTGAGTTTAGTGATGAAGATGGTATTTTTAAAGATGATGAAAGTTATGAGTATTGGTTTAAATTAATTCCTTGGGAAGATATAGCCATACAAGAGGGTGAGCTTGCTTTGATACTAAAAAATATTTTACAAAATCAAAAAGCTATTGTTTTAAATCCGGCTTATACTTTATTATTTCAAAGCAAGGGAATACTTAAAATTTTATGGGATTTATATCCAAATCATCCTTTGTTGCTTCAGACAAGCGATAAGCCATTGGAAGGTAAAAAATGTGTAAAAAAACCTATCTTTGGTAGAGAAGGCGCTAATGTTTCTATCATAGAAGCAAATGGCGAGATAAGCAGTAAAAATGGTGGCGAATATGATGAAAGCAAAGCCATATACCAAGAATTTTATGAGTTTAATAAAGATGAAAAAGGTAACAACTATCAAGCTGGAGTATTTTTTGCCTATGAGGGTTGTGCTTTGGGATATAGAAAAGGTGGAGATATTTTAAATAATACCTCTAAGTTTGTAGGACATTTCATAAAGGATTAA
- the rpsG gene encoding 30S ribosomal protein S7, producing the protein MRRRKAPVREVLPDPIYANKVITKFINSLMYDGKKSVATEIMYGAIKAIEKKGADLKGIDVFNDAIENVKPIMEVKSRRVGGATYQVPIEVRPARQQALAIRWIITFARKRSERTMIEKLANELFDAANSKGASFKKKEDTYKMAEANKAFAHYRW; encoded by the coding sequence ATGAGAAGAAGAAAAGCCCCTGTAAGGGAAGTTTTACCTGATCCGATTTATGCAAATAAAGTAATTACTAAATTTATCAACTCGCTTATGTATGATGGAAAAAAAAGTGTAGCTACTGAAATAATGTATGGTGCTATAAAAGCTATAGAAAAAAAAGGTGCTGATTTAAAAGGTATAGATGTATTTAATGACGCTATCGAAAATGTTAAACCTATAATGGAAGTTAAATCTCGTCGTGTTGGTGGTGCTACATACCAAGTGCCAATCGAAGTTCGTCCAGCAAGACAACAAGCACTGGCTATTCGCTGGATAATAACTTTTGCTAGAAAAAGAAGCGAAAGAACTATGATAGAAAAACTTGCTAATGAGCTATTTGATGCCGCAAATTCAAAAGGTGCTTCATTTAAGAAAAAAGAAGATACATACAAAATGGCAGAAGCTAACAAAGCATTTGCTCATTATCGTTGGTAA
- a CDS encoding UPF0323 family lipoprotein: MKHIKKIATYAAIGGFGALVMAGLSGCGNDNSFEQSAKSQVQNGAFVVIEETAPGKYKVREEYPSSETRVVLKSLDGSERVLTKEEMDELIAKENAKIDNGTSNLTNPNAQISNGGAGLGEILLSSAAGAIIGSWIGNKLFGNQNFQNQRQTAYKTPSAYSRSADSFKNAKTTSSKAGSSKSGFFGGGSKSSSSRQSFGG, from the coding sequence ATGAAACACATAAAAAAGATAGCAACTTATGCGGCGATTGGTGGTTTTGGAGCTTTGGTTATGGCTGGACTTAGTGGTTGTGGAAACGACAACAGCTTTGAACAATCAGCAAAGTCCCAAGTTCAAAATGGTGCTTTTGTGGTTATAGAAGAGACTGCTCCTGGAAAATATAAAGTAAGAGAAGAGTATCCTAGTAGCGAAACAAGGGTTGTTTTAAAATCTCTTGATGGTAGTGAAAGAGTCCTTACAAAAGAAGAGATGGATGAACTTATAGCAAAAGAAAATGCAAAAATTGATAATGGAACTTCAAATTTGACAAACCCAAATGCGCAGATTTCAAACGGCGGTGCAGGTCTTGGTGAGATATTGCTTAGTTCGGCAGCTGGTGCTATTATTGGTAGTTGGATAGGAAATAAGCTTTTTGGAAATCAAAATTTTCAAAACCAAAGACAAACAGCATATAAAACTCCTAGTGCTTATTCAAGAAGTGCTGATAGCTTTAAAAATGCAAAAACTACATCTTCAAAAGCTGGTAGTTCAAAGAGTGGATTTTTTGGTGGTGGAAGCAAATCAAGTAGCTCTAGACAGAGTTTTGGGGGCTGA